From the Gossypium hirsutum isolate 1008001.06 chromosome A02, Gossypium_hirsutum_v2.1, whole genome shotgun sequence genome, the window GCACTGCCAATCAGTCATTTTGCTAATTACTTAATAGAAAATTTGCATCAGGATTACAGCTGCTAAAAGCCCCGTGCATGCATATCATCATTCTTCACAAAACTACAACCGTGTAAAAGAAGAATGACTTaagaatcaaatataaaaaatgggTATTTTGCAAAGGGTGGTAGAAGGAAATGAGAAAGGCCTCAGATCTCATAGCTtgcgtttcttttcttttcttttctttttttttttttggctaggGGCAGTTCCTCCAAAGCCTTTTCACCACTAATCGTATATTTGTATTCTATGTATGAAGGAATGTACATATGTAGAAGGAGGTGACGATGATGATGATAGAAGTGAAGCTGATGACCGGACTGCGTCAGGAAAAGATCcggtgaaaaaaaaaaacaaagaagaagaagaagataaagcCGCTATAGCAGCAGCTGCTGAATGACCTTAGTTGTACATCACCAAGCTTTTTATCATGAGTTTTTGACAGAAGCCAAGTGAGAAAAGGCCGGGAGGATTATCCCAATAAAACTTTGGGTCGGGATTTTGTTCAATCTCGAATCAATTGAAGGCTTCATGAGTTAGCTTGAGCCAGGTAATTTGTTGGGCTTTGAGTtgtcttctcttttttttccctttcttttaatataaaaatttatgattgCAAATTTGCAATAACAGTAATTAATTGCCaaagaaaattgaattttaacttGTATCCGAACATGAGTACAAGGATGTGATTGTCCGAAGACTTAAAATACATAAGAAACAAAACCTTGAAACAAATTGAACATGTCGCCAACCTTCATAACCAACCAAGTCCCAGTAACATAGGTCTCCAGTATACACCAAAGTCCATACACGCTTAGAAGTAGGAATAGCAGTCACCATTAATGTACATTGAGCTTGAAGAGTTTGGTAGAGAGTTGGAACATGGAACATGAACAAAAacacacatctcaaaagaattATGATGATGAAAGAAGAAAGCATTCTATCAAATACCCTGAAAACAAACAGCCTCTCTATGCAAAAAGGGGCGAAAACACCTCCACCAGACCTTGCTTATGGTCGGAGCCTTGCACGCCGGGTACaaactttattattattcttctctTAAAAACCCAAACTAACACTTTCATGCAATGATGCATAAACAAAGGGAGCCTTTGCACAAAACTCTTCTAGCTAATTAATACCAATTCACAAAGAGCAAAACAACtacatacaaattttaaaaagtcatgcatatgtttacacaataaaaGTAGGCATCATCATTTTTCAACTTAGTCTGCCAATTCTATATTCAATACTTCAGGATAACAATATAGCAGAAATTAAATTTGCATCCAGGCCTGCCACTGTAAAAGAATATAAGAAGATTGAGGTAAAAATCACATGGTTTTAATCAGCATCCAGTTCCTTTCGCTTCAACTCTAATGCCATTCGCTCATTCTCAAGCTTCATCCTCTCGTTTTCCATTCTCATCTTTTCAAGCTCACGATCCCTCTTCTTACTAAATCTCTGCCACTTGAAACGCTGTTTCTCCAATTCTAGCATCTCAACTTGAATTTGTAGTTTCTGTTCTTCTAGCTGAAGTGAGCGAGACTCAATCCACTGCTTTTGTAACCAAGCTGCTCTTGGGTTTTCAGGTGGTGCTTGATTTATATCAGCTTGTGCGGGTGGTGGATAAGAAAAAGAACTTTTGTTGCAGTCCTGGGAGTTTGAAGAATTATGGAAACAAGCATCTTCATGGACCTGGACTTGTCTCGATCTCTTGGCAGAGCCCCCTAATACCCTATATATTCCCCTGTCATCCCCATGTGAAGCATGATTCTCCTCAAATTCATCATGATCATCAGTTTCCATGTCATCATCATCGTCgtcatcatcatcgtcatcatcatGCCGTTGCCTCTTTGCATCATCGTTCTCTTGATCATCTTTAATTCTAAAAGCCAACTGCAAGGAACGCTGCAATTGCGGATCATGAGGCAGATGCAATCTGTTCCCATTATGATAAGAACACATCTCCTCATAGAAAAGATGCTTTGAGCTTAAAATTTTCCTCACATCATCCTTTTCTTTCTCCGTTAAGTAATCTATAACATCCAAAAGTGCTGGGTTCTCAACAACCTGACAAGAAGTTCCTCGACCAAGCATATCATTTAGTTTCTTATACCTCTTATTCAGGTCATTGAACTTATCCTCACACTGCTGAGGTGAAACATGATAACTCCTTTCTGCCATGACTTTCGACACTGATTTCCACTTACCCTTCTTCTGTATTACTGCGAATTTCCTCCTCATCCCACCACCACAGCCCCCTGCAGCATCCTCTCCTATATAAGACACTGCAGTAATTAGAAGCCTCACCATTTTATCAGTCCACTTCACACGCTGCCACGGTGATCCCTTCTTGCCTTTACTTCCATCATTGTGACCATCAACACCCTCTTCCGTAAAACTAGGTTCATCTTCATCACTCACCGAACTTTTCCCCCTCTCCCCCTTGTTGTAATCCATCAAGGAAATGATTTGGTCAGAGTTCTGTATATTCCCCATCTTGAGTGGAAAATCCTCATGAATAGAAGCATGAAGAGAAGCACCTTGGCGAGGGTTAGGGTGGTGATGTTGATGTATACTATGAGGGTTTTGTGCATGATTATGAACTCTCATTGATCCTTGCAAGTCAAGGCCTCCAAAAGAACCCCCACCAGGAATCATTCCTCCTTGTGATAAATTTCCTTCCATTACTTTTTTTAAGCAAACAATTATATGTCATTCCATCAACTTATTTACTTTTAACCCTACTGTTACTTGTTCCTATCTGGGATTCAAACGCTCAACCCCTCGCCCCCATAAAAAAAGAaacatttatttgtttttcaCTTGCAAAACATTTCCAGCTACCAAACAAACCAGTGACAAAATCCCGAAATACCCAGctcatcaaactaaacaaacagATTTCTATCACTAAGGACAAATCTCACAAAGAATATAACTTGATaggcaaataaaaaaaaaacccacctTCAAGATCACGAAATAAAGGCACCTAACATTAATATTCATCTAACTGACACCCCAAAAAGACCCCACCTAGCTTAGCTTAGCTTTACCAAATCTGAAATACCCagaaatcaaaaataaaagaagaagaagaagaaggaaagacCTTCCCTGAAATTAAGGCGAGAATCGTGCAATTGGAATCATGAATAATCTGCTCAGCCGGAGAGTTCCATGGAGGCAcgataaatgaaaaaaaaaatcagactTGTTGGCAAAGCAATTTATCAGTgagggtttttggttatttttatgtCAAGTTGTCAACTAGCATGTACGTATAAGTTTGGGTTTAGCTAAGTCGAGGACTATGTGTTTTGTGTGGATGGAGGAAAAGCGCCCGATTGATTGTGTAGCAGGccgacattatttatttattatgttaaaatatgacatagatatctctattttttataaatttgaaattatttttgcatttttattgtAGGAAGTTCGttgttgtatttttttaattaattttaattgttaacattattaaatttattagatgtgatattttaaaataaaataattttataaattttaaaatctagaaaaattttaTGACTTAACAAAGTATGTTTTaagaaattcaaataaaattgtgTACAAAATTAAAGGTTTTCATGCTTTCTAacttgaaataataataataatttatatatttttaaactctaTCCATCTTTACATTTAAAAAGTGCtcattttttacttaaaaaaagtaACACTTCAACAAATATAAGGTTACTTGacaaataattcataaatttttcccat encodes:
- the LOC107951620 gene encoding uncharacterized protein; amino-acid sequence: MEGNLSQGGMIPGGGSFGGLDLQGSMRVHNHAQNPHSIHQHHHPNPRQGASLHASIHEDFPLKMGNIQNSDQIISLMDYNKGERGKSSVSDEDEPSFTEEGVDGHNDGSKGKKGSPWQRVKWTDKMVRLLITAVSYIGEDAAGGCGGGMRRKFAVIQKKGKWKSVSKVMAERSYHVSPQQCEDKFNDLNKRYKKLNDMLGRGTSCQVVENPALLDVIDYLTEKEKDDVRKILSSKHLFYEEMCSYHNGNRLHLPHDPQLQRSLQLAFRIKDDQENDDAKRQRHDDDDDDDDDDDDMETDDHDEFEENHASHGDDRGIYRVLGGSAKRSRQVQVHEDACFHNSSNSQDCNKSSFSYPPPAQADINQAPPENPRAAWLQKQWIESRSLQLEEQKLQIQVEMLELEKQRFKWQRFSKKRDRELEKMRMENERMKLENERMALELKRKELDAD